In the genome of Pseudomonas bubulae, one region contains:
- the leuD gene encoding 3-isopropylmalate dehydratase small subunit, with protein MSMQPFTTVSGKAAPMLAANIDTDVIMPKQFLKGIDRNGLDRGLFFDLRFLPSGEPNPAFVLNQPGWKEARFLVTGPNFGCGSSREHAVWGLKQLGIRALIGSSFAGIFYDNCQRNGVLVITLEEAQVQALGHTVSHADTAEIAVDLPSQSICLADGSTVEFQIDGLRKTALLQGLDAIGSTLQRSRQIREFQERHLQANPWLS; from the coding sequence CTGAGCATGCAACCTTTCACCACCGTCAGCGGCAAGGCAGCACCGATGCTCGCGGCCAACATCGATACCGATGTGATCATGCCCAAGCAGTTTCTTAAAGGCATTGATCGCAACGGACTGGATCGCGGTCTGTTTTTTGACCTGCGTTTCCTGCCTTCGGGCGAGCCGAACCCGGCGTTCGTCCTTAATCAGCCGGGCTGGAAAGAGGCACGCTTTTTAGTCACCGGGCCGAATTTTGGCTGTGGCTCCAGCCGGGAACATGCAGTCTGGGGATTGAAGCAACTCGGTATCCGGGCCTTGATTGGCAGCAGCTTCGCCGGGATCTTTTATGACAACTGCCAGCGTAACGGGGTGTTGGTGATTACCCTGGAAGAGGCGCAGGTGCAGGCGCTAGGGCACACTGTCAGCCACGCAGACACGGCTGAAATTGCCGTTGACCTGCCGAGCCAAAGCATTTGTCTGGCCGATGGTTCAACGGTTGAGTTCCAGATCGACGGTCTGCGTAAAACCGCGCTGTTGCAGGGACTGGATGCCATTGGCAGCACCTTGCAACGCAGTCGGCAGATTCGCGAGTTCCAAGAGCGGCACTTGCAGGCCAACCCTTGGTTGAGCTGA
- a CDS encoding ABC transporter permease codes for MANRYGKGLIGCAVVIALLALLVHWIGISTIEHYQDDLLFYLQAHLYLVLASMLAALLVGIPAGIFLSRPSMAGRAERFMQVFNIGNTVPPLAVLAIALGFLGIGSGPAIFALFLASLLPIVRNTYEGLKNVQGSLKEAAVGIGMTPRQVLWRVELPNAVPIIMGGVRVALAINVGTAPLAFLIGANSLGSLIFPGIALNNQPQLILGAACTALLALLLDGLVILISRQWLERGLRPA; via the coding sequence ATGGCGAATCGCTATGGAAAAGGGCTTATAGGATGCGCGGTCGTTATCGCGCTTCTGGCCCTGTTGGTCCACTGGATCGGCATCAGCACTATCGAACACTATCAAGATGATTTGTTGTTCTACCTGCAAGCCCACCTGTACCTGGTACTCGCTTCAATGCTCGCCGCCCTCCTTGTAGGGATACCTGCCGGCATTTTCCTCAGCCGACCTTCAATGGCCGGACGTGCGGAACGCTTCATGCAAGTCTTCAACATCGGCAACACCGTGCCTCCTCTGGCGGTACTGGCCATTGCCCTGGGTTTCCTGGGCATCGGTAGCGGCCCTGCCATCTTCGCCCTGTTTCTCGCCTCGTTGCTGCCCATTGTGCGCAATACCTACGAAGGCTTGAAAAACGTCCAGGGTTCGCTCAAGGAAGCCGCCGTCGGTATCGGCATGACCCCGCGCCAGGTGCTGTGGCGGGTCGAGTTGCCCAACGCCGTGCCCATCATCATGGGCGGTGTACGCGTGGCACTGGCGATCAACGTCGGTACCGCCCCGCTGGCGTTCCTGATCGGCGCCAACAGCCTGGGCAGCCTGATTTTTCCAGGCATTGCCCTCAACAATCAGCCGCAACTGATCCTCGGCGCCGCCTGTACTGCGCTGCTGGCACTGCTGCTCGACGGCCTGGTGATACTCATCAGCCGCCAGTGGTTGGAACGCGGTCTGCGACCTGCTTAA
- a CDS encoding glycine betaine ABC transporter substrate-binding protein, with the protein MKKISFLLGCILLCAGIAQAAEKPLIRIGARVFTEQTLLAEITSQYLNSKGYNAQVTGGLGSSLARSAQESGQLDMVWEYTGVSLVAYNHITDKLDSQQSYDRVKEVDAKQGLVWLHPSKFSNTYALALPQKVAEAFPGINSISDLNKAMREPDNKNALVALDTEFANRSDGLLGMVKLYDMDLTRRNIRQMDAGLVYTALKNGQVFAGLVYTTDGRLSAFNLKLLEDDKHYFPDYTAAPVVRQAYLDQHPDLAGLLKPLADLFDDETMRQLNARVDVNHESPSKVAADFLRQHPLN; encoded by the coding sequence ATGAAAAAAATTAGCTTTTTACTAGGCTGCATCCTGCTGTGTGCAGGAATTGCCCAGGCTGCGGAAAAACCCTTGATTCGCATTGGGGCGCGGGTGTTTACCGAGCAAACCCTGCTCGCGGAAATCACTTCGCAATACCTCAACAGCAAGGGCTATAACGCTCAGGTCACCGGCGGGCTGGGCAGCAGCCTGGCGCGTTCGGCCCAGGAGTCGGGGCAACTGGACATGGTGTGGGAATACACCGGCGTTTCGCTGGTGGCCTACAACCACATCACCGACAAACTCGACAGCCAGCAATCCTACGACCGGGTAAAAGAGGTCGATGCTAAACAAGGACTGGTCTGGCTGCATCCGTCCAAGTTCAGCAACACCTATGCGCTGGCACTGCCACAAAAGGTGGCCGAAGCGTTTCCGGGCATCAACAGCATCAGCGACCTGAACAAGGCAATGCGCGAACCGGACAACAAAAATGCGCTGGTGGCCCTGGACACCGAGTTCGCCAACCGCTCCGACGGCTTGCTGGGTATGGTCAAGCTCTACGACATGGACCTGACCCGTCGCAATATCCGCCAGATGGACGCCGGGCTGGTCTACACCGCGCTGAAAAACGGCCAGGTGTTTGCCGGACTGGTCTACACCACGGACGGTCGCTTGAGCGCCTTCAATCTCAAATTGCTTGAAGACGACAAGCACTACTTCCCGGACTACACCGCCGCGCCGGTAGTGCGTCAGGCCTACCTGGATCAGCACCCCGACCTTGCGGGGCTGCTCAAGCCACTGGCCGATCTGTTTGACGATGAAACCATGCGTCAACTCAACGCCCGGGTCGATGTAAACCACGAAAGCCCGTCCAAAGTCGCCGCAGACTTTCTGCGCCAGCATCCACTGAACTGA
- a CDS encoding LysR substrate-binding domain-containing protein — protein sequence MPPIKYSAPLPEDLRVFLTVVRKGGFAAAAEELGLSPAYVSKRIQILETTLGSRLLHRTSRRIALTDDGERVQRWAVRILDDVQQLQDELSEAHSAPRGRLHVCSTFGFGRNHVAPAISLLAEQYPELEIRLDVFDRVVNIVHEGFDLEIHVGDDIPGQHIGRRLVTNNRVLCASPDYLKRRGVPQHLEDLGQHDCLVLKERDNAFGIWQLQGPEGEASVRVSGPLSSNSGEIVLQWALDGRGVLLRSMWDVRPLLEQGRLVQVLPEYWQSADVWAVYPTRLANSGKLRVCVEFLQKQLGRL from the coding sequence ATGCCGCCAATAAAATACAGTGCGCCGTTGCCTGAAGACCTGCGGGTCTTCCTCACGGTGGTGCGCAAAGGTGGCTTTGCCGCAGCGGCAGAAGAGCTGGGGTTGTCTCCAGCCTATGTCAGCAAACGTATTCAAATTCTCGAAACTACCCTGGGCAGTCGCTTGCTGCATCGCACCAGCCGCCGTATCGCGCTGACCGATGACGGCGAGCGGGTGCAGCGCTGGGCGGTACGGATTCTGGATGATGTTCAGCAGCTACAGGATGAGCTGTCCGAAGCGCATTCGGCCCCGCGTGGACGCTTGCACGTATGCAGTACTTTCGGTTTTGGCCGCAACCATGTGGCGCCTGCCATTTCGTTGCTGGCCGAGCAGTACCCCGAGCTGGAGATTCGCCTCGACGTATTTGATCGAGTGGTGAATATCGTCCATGAAGGCTTCGATCTGGAGATTCATGTGGGCGATGACATTCCGGGCCAGCATATCGGGCGCCGGCTGGTGACCAACAATCGCGTGTTGTGCGCTTCCCCTGACTACCTCAAGCGCCGGGGTGTACCTCAACATCTGGAAGACCTGGGGCAGCACGATTGCCTGGTGCTTAAAGAGCGCGACAACGCGTTTGGCATCTGGCAACTGCAAGGCCCGGAAGGCGAAGCCAGCGTGCGCGTCAGCGGGCCGTTGTCGTCTAACAGTGGCGAGATAGTGTTGCAGTGGGCACTGGACGGGCGTGGCGTGTTGCTGCGCTCGATGTGGGATGTCAGGCCACTGCTGGAACAGGGCAGGTTGGTGCAGGTACTGCCTGAATACTGGCAAAGCGCTGACGTGTGGGCGGTGTACCCGACACGGCTGGCTAACTCGGGCAAGCTGCGGGTGTGTGTGGAGTTTTTGCAGAAGCAGTTGGGGCGGTTGTGA
- a CDS encoding betaine/proline/choline family ABC transporter ATP-binding protein (Members of the family are the ATP-binding subunit of ABC transporters for substrates such as betaine, L-proline or other amino acids, choline, carnitine, etc. The substrate specificity is best determined from the substrate-binding subunit, rather than this subunit, as it interacts with the permease subunit and not with substrate directly.) — protein MIELQNLSKTFQSNGKDVKAVDSVNLTVNEGEICVFLGPSGCGKSTTLKMINRLIKPTSGKILINGEDTTDLDPVTLRRNIGYVIQQIGLFPNMTIEENITIVPRLLGWDKQKCHDRARELMSMIKLEPKQYLNRYPRELSGGQQQRIGVIRALAADAPLLLMDEPFGAVDPINREMIQNEFFEMQRALNKTVIMVSHDIDEAIKLGDKIAIFRGGKLLQMDHPDTLLAHPADDFVSNFVGQDSTLKRLLLVKAEDAADNAPSVSPETPVAEALELMDELDRRYVVVTCADNKALGYVRRRDLHRQTGTCGQFLREFTATAASEEHLRILLSRMYEFNRSWLPVMDAERVFQGEVTQESIAAYLSSGRSRGAKTSIVSPAEIASA, from the coding sequence ATGATCGAACTTCAAAACCTCAGCAAAACATTCCAAAGCAACGGCAAAGATGTAAAGGCCGTGGACTCGGTAAACCTGACCGTCAATGAAGGCGAAATCTGCGTATTCCTCGGGCCTTCGGGCTGCGGCAAAAGCACCACGCTGAAAATGATCAACCGTCTGATCAAGCCCACGTCGGGCAAGATCCTTATCAATGGCGAAGACACCACTGACCTCGACCCGGTAACCCTGCGTCGCAATATTGGTTATGTGATCCAGCAGATCGGCCTGTTCCCCAACATGACCATCGAGGAGAACATCACCATCGTTCCGCGCCTGCTGGGGTGGGACAAGCAAAAGTGCCATGACCGTGCCCGCGAACTGATGAGCATGATCAAGCTGGAGCCCAAGCAATACCTCAACCGTTATCCGCGCGAACTGTCTGGTGGTCAGCAGCAACGAATCGGCGTGATTCGCGCCCTGGCGGCCGATGCGCCGCTGCTGCTGATGGATGAACCGTTTGGTGCGGTGGACCCGATCAACCGCGAGATGATCCAGAACGAATTCTTCGAGATGCAGCGCGCGCTGAACAAGACCGTAATCATGGTCAGCCACGACATCGACGAAGCGATCAAACTGGGCGACAAGATCGCCATCTTCCGTGGCGGCAAACTGTTGCAAATGGACCACCCGGATACCCTGCTCGCTCACCCGGCGGACGACTTCGTGAGCAACTTTGTCGGCCAGGACAGCACCCTCAAGCGCCTGCTGCTGGTCAAGGCCGAAGATGCCGCGGACAACGCGCCATCGGTGAGCCCGGAAACCCCGGTGGCCGAAGCCCTGGAGCTGATGGACGAACTGGACCGTCGCTATGTGGTGGTCACCTGTGCCGACAACAAGGCACTGGGGTATGTACGTCGTCGTGACCTGCATCGCCAGACAGGCACCTGTGGCCAGTTCCTGCGGGAGTTCACCGCGACCGCTGCGTCGGAAGAACATTTGCGCATCCTGCTGTCGCGCATGTACGAGTTCAACCGCTCGTGGTTGCCGGTGATGGACGCCGAACGCGTGTTCCAGGGCGAAGTGACGCAAGAATCGATTGCGGCGTACCTGAGTTCGGGTCGTTCGCGTGGCGCCAAGACCAGCATTGTTTCACCGGCTGAAATAGCTTCCGCTTGA
- a CDS encoding ABC transporter permease — translation MEFLNAFSHMDWSLVLHLTLQHITLVGIAVILAILIGVPLGVLMTRFPSLAGPLQASATVLLTIPSIALFGLLLPFYSKFGQGLGPMPAITAVFLYSLLPIMRNTFLALTGVEPGIREAARGIGMTFSQRLRMVELPIAVPVILAGVRTAVVMNIGVMTIAATIGAGGLGVLILAAISRSDMSMLIVGAVLVSVLAIIADLLLQWLQRSLTPKGLLK, via the coding sequence ATGGAATTTTTAAACGCCTTTTCCCACATGGACTGGTCGCTTGTTCTGCATCTGACCTTGCAGCACATCACCCTGGTCGGCATTGCCGTGATTCTGGCAATCCTGATCGGCGTGCCGCTGGGCGTGCTGATGACACGCTTTCCGTCGCTGGCCGGCCCGCTGCAAGCCAGCGCCACGGTGCTGCTGACCATTCCGTCAATTGCCCTGTTCGGCCTGCTGCTGCCGTTCTATTCGAAGTTCGGCCAGGGTCTTGGCCCTATGCCGGCCATTACCGCCGTGTTTTTGTACTCACTGCTGCCGATCATGCGTAACACCTTCCTGGCCCTCACCGGCGTGGAACCGGGTATTCGCGAAGCCGCTCGCGGTATCGGCATGACCTTCAGCCAGCGCCTGCGCATGGTTGAGCTGCCTATCGCCGTGCCGGTGATTCTGGCCGGTGTGCGTACCGCCGTGGTCATGAACATCGGCGTCATGACCATTGCCGCCACCATCGGTGCCGGTGGTCTGGGTGTACTTATTCTTGCTGCAATCAGCCGTAGCGACATGTCGATGCTGATCGTAGGCGCCGTGTTGGTCAGTGTTCTGGCCATCATCGCCGACCTGCTTCTGCAATGGCTGCAACGCTCGCTGACTCCAAAAGGACTGCTCAAATGA
- a CDS encoding ATP-binding protein, whose amino-acid sequence MRGVMRLWPKTLFGQLTLILVSGTLAIQLLSSSIWFDVRYAQVLEAPVRLMASRTAQLINQDRCIAGQPQTAPANYTARCLATKPDTQPGNDRAARRTALLLKQALAYELGYAPAIEMLEVDLTDASGQPLVWRSLFGLQTATAHVDFAVPLADGHWLSIEGHELQGWSGESAWALIADYILRVYVVRIIGVIGMCWLAVRLCLRPLKRLSDAANALGDNLDQTPLAIEGPLEVRQAAQMFNTMQKQIVAMVNDQSFFLAAVSHDLRTPLTRMRLRIERLSDLDQRERLKQNIYQMDKMITQVLVYLQSANQHTCQFIDLDSVLRNLCTELSTPAEPLPVSGRGGMLYANGVLLHRCLQNLLVNAQAYAREITIEVERSSSGVTLRVNDRGPGIAQSVLHSVTDPFVRADTSRNDQSGGFGLGLSIARRIAVSHKGSLVLGNREGGGLTACIFLPLREGEGASAQAKA is encoded by the coding sequence GTGCGGGGGGTGATGCGCCTGTGGCCCAAAACCCTGTTCGGCCAACTGACGCTGATTCTGGTCAGCGGCACGCTGGCTATTCAATTGTTGTCGAGCAGCATCTGGTTCGATGTGCGCTATGCGCAAGTCCTCGAAGCGCCTGTCCGGTTGATGGCCAGCCGAACGGCACAATTGATTAACCAAGACCGTTGCATTGCGGGGCAACCCCAGACAGCACCGGCCAATTACACGGCCAGGTGCCTGGCCACGAAACCCGATACTCAACCCGGCAATGATCGCGCGGCCCGACGCACGGCTTTGCTGTTGAAACAGGCACTGGCGTATGAGTTGGGCTACGCGCCTGCGATTGAGATGCTAGAGGTCGACCTGACCGATGCATCCGGTCAGCCACTGGTCTGGCGCAGCCTTTTTGGCCTGCAAACGGCCACCGCCCATGTGGATTTCGCCGTGCCCCTGGCCGATGGTCATTGGTTGAGCATCGAGGGGCACGAGTTGCAGGGCTGGAGCGGCGAGTCAGCATGGGCGTTAATTGCCGACTACATTCTGCGGGTCTATGTGGTGCGCATTATCGGCGTCATCGGGATGTGCTGGCTGGCTGTGCGACTGTGCCTGCGCCCTCTTAAACGGCTCAGTGACGCCGCCAATGCGTTGGGCGATAACCTTGATCAGACGCCGTTGGCGATTGAAGGGCCTCTGGAAGTCCGCCAGGCCGCCCAGATGTTTAACACCATGCAGAAACAGATTGTCGCGATGGTCAATGACCAGAGTTTTTTCCTGGCGGCAGTGTCCCACGATCTGCGAACGCCGTTGACCCGCATGCGTTTACGCATTGAGCGGTTGAGCGATCTCGATCAGCGTGAGCGCTTGAAGCAAAACATTTATCAAATGGACAAGATGATTACTCAGGTACTCGTCTATCTGCAAAGTGCCAACCAACACACATGCCAGTTTATTGATCTCGACAGCGTATTGCGCAACCTGTGTACGGAGTTGTCGACACCCGCCGAGCCATTGCCTGTCAGCGGCCGGGGCGGGATGCTCTACGCAAACGGCGTGTTGCTGCACCGTTGCTTGCAGAACTTGCTGGTAAACGCGCAGGCCTATGCCCGGGAAATAACGATTGAGGTCGAGCGCTCGTCAAGCGGTGTGACATTGCGAGTCAATGATCGCGGGCCTGGTATAGCGCAATCTGTTCTGCATTCAGTCACCGATCCGTTCGTACGTGCGGATACCTCACGCAATGATCAATCTGGCGGTTTTGGACTGGGGCTTAGTATCGCCAGGCGCATTGCCGTCAGCCATAAGGGCAGCCTGGTGCTTGGTAATCGTGAAGGGGGAGGTTTGACCGCCTGTATTTTCTTGCCGCTCAGGGAGGGTGAGGGCGCAAGCGCTCAGGCAAAGGCTTGA
- a CDS encoding alpha/beta fold hydrolase, whose amino-acid sequence MFAGFNTVQRQVNGVQIAFRVGGHGPGLLLIHGHPQTHVIWHKVAGQLAEHFTVVVADLRGYGDSEKPEAVADHSNYSKREMARDSLRLMSSLGFEQFSVLAHDRGARVAHRLALDHPQAITRLVMLDIAPTLAMYAQTNEAFARAYWHWFFLIRPAPLPERLIEADPEQYLLSVMGSRSAGLQPFTAQALAEYVRCIKLPGAARGICEDYRASAGIDLEHDREDIAAGRYLNMPVLLLWGAEGTVGRCFDPLGEWQKVATDVRGQALPSGHYIAEEVPELLLEHVLPFLR is encoded by the coding sequence ATGTTCGCCGGTTTTAACACAGTACAGCGCCAGGTCAATGGCGTGCAGATTGCCTTCCGGGTCGGCGGTCACGGGCCGGGGTTGCTGTTGATTCACGGGCACCCGCAGACGCACGTGATCTGGCACAAGGTTGCCGGGCAATTGGCCGAGCACTTCACAGTGGTCGTGGCCGATTTGCGTGGCTACGGTGACAGTGAAAAGCCCGAAGCGGTAGCCGACCATAGCAACTACAGCAAGCGTGAAATGGCCCGTGACTCGCTGAGGCTGATGAGCAGCCTGGGTTTCGAGCAGTTTTCGGTACTGGCCCATGACCGTGGCGCGCGAGTTGCCCATCGTCTGGCGCTGGACCATCCGCAGGCGATTACCCGCCTGGTCATGCTCGACATTGCGCCGACGCTGGCTATGTACGCGCAAACCAATGAGGCCTTTGCCCGTGCTTACTGGCACTGGTTCTTCTTGATTCGCCCGGCGCCGTTGCCTGAACGCCTTATCGAGGCCGATCCTGAACAGTACCTGCTCAGCGTGATGGGCAGCCGCAGTGCGGGCTTGCAACCGTTTACGGCCCAAGCGCTGGCTGAATACGTGCGCTGCATCAAACTGCCGGGCGCGGCGCGGGGGATCTGCGAAGACTATCGTGCCAGCGCCGGGATTGACCTTGAGCATGACCGCGAGGACATTGCCGCAGGTCGGTATTTGAATATGCCCGTGTTGCTGTTGTGGGGCGCGGAGGGCACGGTGGGGCGTTGTTTCGACCCGCTTGGCGAATGGCAGAAAGTCGCGACCGATGTGCGTGGCCAGGCGTTGCCGTCCGGGCACTACATTGCCGAAGAAGTCCCTGAACTGCTGCTTGAACATGTGCTGCCTTTTCTGCGCTGA
- the leuC gene encoding 3-isopropylmalate dehydratase large subunit encodes MPHAKTLYDKHIDAHTVCALDDQGHVLLYIDRQVINEYTSPQAFSGLREAGREVWRPETALAVVDHVNPTAPVRVAAMADAGGALQVSYLQQNCEKFGIELFDVLDQRQGIEHVIAPEQGFILPGMMIAAGDSHTTTYGALGAFGFGIGTSEIEHLLATQTLVYKRLKSMRVTVQGALGLGLTSKDLIMALIAKIGASGATGYAIEFTGSTIDALSVEARMTICNMAVEAGARGAFMAPDDKVYAYLKDKPRAPQGELWEQAVEHWCLLYSDPDAQFDQEVQVDATDLQPMVTWGTSPDQAAAIGSRVPDPQAISDLILRQDMRRALNYMGLEAGAPLNEVVISHAFIGSCTNARIEDLRDAAQVVRGQKVATHVRAMIVPGSTQVRDQAEAEGLAAIFIDAGFEWRQSGCSMCLAMNDDVLAPGDRCASSTNRNFEGRQGAGARTHLMSPAMVAAAAITGHLVDVRQLSGRV; translated from the coding sequence ATGCCCCATGCCAAAACCCTCTACGACAAGCACATTGATGCGCACACCGTGTGCGCGCTCGATGATCAAGGTCACGTCTTGCTATACATAGACCGTCAGGTCATTAACGAATACACCAGCCCGCAAGCCTTCAGTGGTTTGCGTGAAGCCGGGCGCGAAGTGTGGCGCCCGGAAACCGCCCTGGCGGTGGTTGACCATGTGAACCCGACCGCCCCCGTGCGCGTGGCCGCCATGGCCGATGCAGGCGGCGCTTTGCAGGTGTCGTATCTGCAACAGAACTGCGAAAAGTTTGGCATCGAGCTGTTCGATGTGCTCGACCAGCGCCAGGGGATCGAACACGTTATCGCCCCCGAGCAAGGCTTCATCCTGCCCGGCATGATGATCGCCGCAGGCGACAGTCACACCACGACTTATGGCGCGCTGGGTGCCTTCGGCTTTGGTATCGGCACCTCTGAAATCGAGCACCTGCTGGCCACTCAGACACTGGTCTACAAACGTCTGAAAAGCATGCGAGTGACCGTCCAGGGCGCGCTGGGCCTGGGGCTGACGTCAAAAGACCTGATCATGGCCCTGATCGCCAAAATCGGCGCTTCAGGCGCCACCGGCTATGCCATTGAATTTACCGGCTCGACCATCGATGCATTGAGCGTCGAAGCGCGCATGACCATCTGCAACATGGCCGTGGAAGCCGGTGCCCGCGGTGCTTTTATGGCGCCCGATGACAAGGTGTACGCCTACCTCAAAGACAAACCCCGTGCCCCACAAGGCGAGTTATGGGAACAAGCGGTTGAGCATTGGTGCCTGCTTTATAGCGACCCCGACGCGCAGTTCGATCAAGAGGTGCAAGTGGACGCCACTGACCTGCAACCGATGGTCACGTGGGGCACCAGCCCCGATCAGGCCGCCGCCATTGGCAGCCGCGTACCGGACCCGCAGGCGATCAGCGACTTGATCTTGCGTCAGGACATGCGCCGGGCCTTGAACTACATGGGCCTGGAGGCTGGCGCGCCGCTCAATGAAGTGGTGATCAGCCATGCCTTTATCGGTTCGTGCACCAACGCCCGCATTGAAGATTTACGTGACGCCGCACAGGTGGTGCGCGGCCAGAAAGTGGCCACGCATGTGCGGGCGATGATCGTGCCGGGGTCGACTCAGGTGCGTGATCAGGCCGAGGCCGAAGGGTTGGCCGCGATCTTTATCGACGCCGGTTTTGAGTGGCGCCAGTCCGGGTGCTCCATGTGCCTGGCCATGAATGATGACGTACTCGCCCCCGGCGACCGCTGCGCCTCCAGTACCAATCGCAACTTCGAAGGCCGCCAGGGCGCCGGGGCACGCACCCACTTGATGAGCCCGGCGATGGTCGCGGCCGCCGCCATTACCGGCCATCTGGTCGACGTTCGCCAACTGTCAGGGAGAGTCTGA